A section of the Candidatus Manganitrophus noduliformans genome encodes:
- a CDS encoding aldo/keto reductase, which translates to MEYKKLGLTDLVVSRIGFGCWAIGGHGYGKVDDRQSINAIRAALDLGINFFDTADVYGFGHSEEILSKGLGFSRNDVVVATKFGVAWDSNGNTYHDCSPKRAVEALEGSLRRLRLDCIPLYQIHWHDNVTPIYETLEALRKCQESGKIRYISCSNFSIDLVREAIKVHRIESLQCLYNIIQRDTERDMAECHDQFSLGIIVYGLLARGLLSGKYSLGSQFGENDTRSKCELFKGENLKKNLHFVETLKRIGLLYGKTSAQVAIRFVLENPVVTCAITGNKTREQVEENVSALNWKLKQEDLQALQPSDECYNLK; encoded by the coding sequence ATGGAATACAAAAAACTTGGGTTAACTGATTTGGTGGTCTCCCGGATCGGGTTCGGCTGTTGGGCGATCGGCGGACACGGTTATGGGAAAGTCGATGACCGGCAGTCGATCAATGCCATCCGTGCCGCATTGGATTTAGGGATCAACTTTTTCGATACGGCCGATGTCTATGGTTTCGGTCACTCAGAAGAGATCCTTTCAAAGGGACTTGGGTTTTCTCGGAATGATGTGGTTGTCGCAACAAAGTTTGGTGTTGCCTGGGATAGCAACGGAAATACTTATCACGATTGCAGTCCTAAAAGAGCGGTGGAGGCACTTGAGGGGAGTTTACGTCGATTAAGGCTAGACTGCATCCCTTTGTACCAAATTCATTGGCATGACAACGTCACGCCGATATATGAGACGTTGGAGGCTTTGAGAAAGTGTCAGGAGTCCGGAAAAATACGTTACATCAGTTGCTCCAATTTTTCGATTGACCTCGTTAGAGAGGCGATCAAAGTCCACCGGATTGAATCATTACAGTGTTTGTATAACATCATCCAGCGGGATACTGAACGCGACATGGCTGAGTGCCATGATCAATTTAGCCTCGGTATCATCGTCTATGGACTGCTGGCCCGTGGTTTGCTCTCGGGCAAATACAGCCTGGGCAGCCAGTTTGGAGAGAATGATACCCGTAGCAAATGCGAATTATTCAAAGGGGAGAACCTCAAAAAAAATCTTCATTTTGTAGAAACGCTAAAGCGGATCGGCTTACTTTATGGAAAAACAAGTGCTCAGGTAGCGATCCGATTCGTACTGGAGAATCCGGTCGTTACATGCGCGATTACAGGTAATAAAACGAGAGAGCAAGTAGAAGAAAATGTGTCAGCATTAAATTGGAAGCTAAAGCAAGAAGATCTCCAAGCGCTTCAGCCATCCGATGAGTGTTATAACCTTAAATAG